In Candidatus Scalindua japonica, a single genomic region encodes these proteins:
- a CDS encoding RNA ligase partner protein, translating to MEKNKKTKSLKEECFVIDTSIFTNPDVYITFGRTPTTALKNFLKLITKLDVPNFYMPPSIYEELMNFVDIDKVPKDLQIRIFQKPPKKYQMNVPSFLLYELIEDVRHRIDKGLRVAEQAVREVITDNEPDTINNLRKKYRAALREGIIDSKEDVDLILLAKELDGILVTADKGIMTWADKLGIRYVESRNLRGIINSLGSEKK from the coding sequence ATGGAAAAAAACAAGAAAACAAAGAGCCTGAAAGAAGAATGTTTTGTTATAGACACAAGCATTTTTACTAATCCGGATGTATATATTACTTTCGGTAGAACACCAACTACCGCTCTGAAAAATTTCTTGAAACTCATAACGAAACTGGATGTCCCTAATTTTTATATGCCTCCATCAATTTATGAAGAACTCATGAATTTTGTAGATATTGACAAGGTACCTAAGGATCTTCAGATCAGGATTTTTCAGAAACCTCCAAAAAAGTATCAGATGAATGTACCCTCTTTTCTGCTCTATGAATTAATAGAAGATGTGCGCCATCGAATAGATAAGGGGCTAAGAGTCGCCGAGCAGGCGGTGAGAGAAGTAATAACCGATAACGAACCGGACACGATAAATAATCTCAGGAAAAAATATCGCGCCGCGTTAAGAGAGGGAATAATTGACAGCAAGGAGGACGTCGACTTAATTTTGTTGGCAAAGGAATTAGATGGTATTCTTGTTACTGCTGACAAAGGAATAATGACATGGGCAGATAAGTTGGGAATTCGTTATGTTGAATCACGTAATCTTCGTGGGATTATAAACAGTTTAGGGTCCGAGAAAAAATAA
- a CDS encoding type II toxin-antitoxin system RelE family toxin, with product MRIKKAIETRLMTAPHQYGEPLRKTLKGYWKLRVGDYRVDFKVAKSEVLVLGIIHRKNVYDKIKKRTDE from the coding sequence ATGCGTATTAAAAAAGCAATAGAAACACGCCTCATGACCGCTCCACATCAATACGGGGAACCTTTAAGAAAAACCCTCAAAGGTTATTGGAAACTAAGGGTAGGAGATTATAGAGTTGATTTCAAAGTGGCGAAAAGTGAAGTATTGGTATTGGGCATTATTCATAGAAAAAATGTATATGACAAGATAAAGAAAAGAACTGATGAATAA
- a CDS encoding glycosyltransferase family 9 protein: MQDIIHNMKTFLICHRGALGDFILTWPALLCLRKTLSDYHFLGIGRPEYMRLAITLDLLDTYLDNESSELLDFFCGKRIPEEIGTPQGAVLWLTNGQETVNILKKSASLPVICIPPFPTKQIHLSHYYRSVIQTHFNMIIPPGHSDYLPTRTTENQYALIHPGSGSLKKNYNTLLYRDLAKLLRQTGYQKVSFIFGPVEDEKMNKEDFAGECIERPKDVEALADLLSCASLYIGNDSGVSHLSGFLGIPTIALYKSTDPEVWGVLGKKVVYIRSNEEKSALHMIKECLRSL, from the coding sequence ATGCAAGATATTATCCATAACATGAAAACGTTCCTGATATGTCATCGTGGCGCACTTGGTGATTTTATACTTACATGGCCGGCACTCCTTTGCTTGAGAAAGACATTATCTGATTATCATTTTCTTGGCATTGGAAGACCAGAATATATGCGACTAGCCATAACCCTTGACTTGTTAGACACTTATCTTGACAATGAATCATCTGAACTACTTGATTTTTTTTGTGGAAAGCGTATTCCTGAAGAGATTGGAACTCCACAGGGAGCCGTACTCTGGCTGACAAACGGACAGGAAACAGTAAATATATTAAAAAAATCGGCTTCACTACCGGTTATCTGTATACCCCCCTTTCCGACAAAACAGATACACTTGTCACACTATTACAGATCAGTCATTCAAACTCATTTTAACATGATAATACCTCCAGGTCACTCAGATTATCTACCTACCAGGACTACGGAAAATCAATATGCACTTATTCATCCAGGAAGTGGAAGTTTAAAAAAAAATTATAATACACTCCTTTATAGAGATTTGGCGAAGCTATTGAGACAAACCGGTTATCAAAAAGTTAGTTTTATTTTTGGACCGGTTGAAGATGAAAAAATGAATAAAGAAGACTTTGCCGGAGAGTGTATAGAACGTCCAAAGGATGTAGAGGCGCTGGCAGATTTATTATCATGCGCGTCACTTTATATTGGAAACGATTCGGGTGTAAGCCATCTTTCCGGATTCCTGGGAATACCAACAATTGCCCTCTACAAATCTACAGATCCAGAGGTATGGGGTGTTTTAGGTAAAAAAGTTGTTTATATTCGGTCTAATGAAGAGAAATCAGCCTTGCATATGATAAAGGAGTGTTTGAGATCTTTATGA
- a CDS encoding SDR family oxidoreductase, giving the protein MVTGVTSIHGWPIFTQLRNLLPDNQLFGLKPPNSVVPDAKNVESFCITERVKLEEIRDEFKPTHIIHCAGVCDLDVCEERPEWAHSLNVLGTKAVVDVFGKNVPVVYMSTDLVFSGYNAPTNGYTEDDAPGPINVVGKTFVSAERYIQKCRDYCIIRLALPLGDSIVGKKGAIDWIENRFRRDLPVTLFYDEYRSCVECEEVGRVVISALTLELRGLFHLGGERRWSLFEIGKYVLDRGGYSPGLLHGRMRHEEDNGPPRIGDVSLNSEKLRSIIKARSSFF; this is encoded by the coding sequence TTGGTCACAGGAGTCACATCAATACATGGATGGCCTATATTCACGCAATTACGTAATCTGTTGCCGGATAATCAATTATTTGGTTTAAAGCCTCCAAATTCCGTTGTTCCCGATGCGAAAAATGTTGAATCATTCTGTATTACAGAACGGGTAAAACTGGAAGAAATAAGAGATGAATTCAAACCAACTCACATAATCCATTGTGCGGGTGTCTGTGATCTGGATGTATGTGAAGAGAGACCGGAATGGGCACATTCACTGAATGTACTGGGAACAAAGGCGGTGGTAGATGTGTTTGGCAAAAACGTACCTGTTGTTTATATGAGCACTGATCTGGTATTTTCCGGTTACAATGCACCCACAAACGGTTATACCGAAGATGACGCGCCTGGTCCTATTAACGTTGTAGGAAAGACGTTTGTCAGCGCGGAGAGATATATTCAGAAATGCAGAGACTATTGTATTATCAGACTGGCTTTGCCACTTGGAGATTCAATTGTTGGCAAAAAAGGAGCGATTGATTGGATAGAGAACAGGTTCAGGAGAGACCTGCCGGTAACGCTCTTTTATGATGAATACAGAAGCTGTGTTGAATGTGAAGAGGTTGGCCGGGTAGTGATATCCGCGCTTACACTTGAGTTGAGAGGTCTATTCCATTTAGGAGGAGAAAGGAGATGGAGCCTTTTTGAAATAGGTAAGTATGTGTTGGATAGGGGAGGGTACTCTCCCGGTTTATTACATGGTAGAATGCGTCATGAGGAGGACAATGGGCCGCCTCGTATTGGTGATGTATCACTTAATTCAGAAAAATTACGAAGCATCATCAAAGCAAGGTCATCCTTTTTTTAA
- a CDS encoding DNA-binding protein, translating into MKRSVAVLSLILLFATIAFVNLTYASQYSLSNEDTHKSPQSVSPQAMSKDPLVGSVAETMNSAGYTYILLQTKKDMVWVAIPESKVSVGEDVVLAAGFEMIEYKSPSLNRTFDSILFSEGLISQGGSAPEDAKPQKKTLGSSGAKPSAHKDIKVEKVDGANSYTVSELFAKRKELDNKDIILTGEVVKVTPRIMNKNWLHIQDGTGSAQSGDNDMVVTTMDLPSVGDTVTIKGVLFSDKDFGSGYKYNAIVEFGQVSK; encoded by the coding sequence ATGAAAAGATCAGTAGCTGTTTTGTCTCTTATTTTGCTGTTTGCAACTATTGCGTTTGTTAATTTAACTTATGCTTCTCAGTATTCATTATCTAATGAGGATACACATAAAAGTCCTCAGTCTGTGTCACCTCAGGCTATGTCAAAGGACCCGCTTGTGGGTTCAGTAGCAGAGACGATGAACAGCGCCGGTTACACCTATATCCTTCTTCAAACTAAGAAAGATATGGTATGGGTTGCAATACCTGAAAGCAAGGTCTCTGTTGGAGAGGATGTAGTCCTGGCAGCCGGTTTTGAAATGATTGAGTACAAGAGCCCGTCCCTGAACCGTACTTTTGATTCAATTCTCTTCTCTGAGGGGCTGATTTCACAGGGAGGGTCAGCACCAGAAGATGCAAAACCTCAAAAGAAGACTTTAGGCAGTAGTGGAGCCAAGCCTTCTGCTCATAAGGACATAAAGGTCGAAAAGGTAGATGGGGCTAACTCATATACGGTTTCAGAGCTTTTTGCGAAGAGAAAAGAGCTTGATAATAAAGATATTATTCTTACGGGAGAAGTAGTCAAGGTTACTCCGCGGATCATGAACAAAAACTGGCTGCATATCCAGGATGGGACTGGTAGCGCACAGAGTGGGGACAATGATATGGTTGTCACTACTATGGACCTTCCATCGGTTGGAGACACAGTAACTATAAAGGGTGTACTGTTTTCTGATAAAGACTTTGGTAGTGGCTACAAATACAACGCGATTGTTGAGTTTGGTCAGGTTTCTAAGTAG
- the lpxA gene encoding acyl-ACP--UDP-N-acetylglucosamine O-acyltransferase, with translation MIHKTAIIDSGAELASDVEVGPYTFIESDVTIGEGTVIGPNVNIKSYTSIGPRCHIHTGAVLGGTPQDLNFDGGKSYVTIGANCQIREGVTINRGTQPDSTTEIGDDCFLMALSHFGHNVKLGNKVIVANGALLGGYVEVGDQAFISGNCILHQFVTIGRLAMLGGGCGASKDVPPFCLMKPLEANKIIGLNSVGLRRSELSKDDRQEIKEAFKILFLSGLNIRPAVEKIKSAYPSGPAYELAIFIDESERGICVM, from the coding sequence ATGATTCATAAAACTGCTATTATTGATTCGGGCGCTGAGCTGGCAAGTGATGTAGAAGTTGGCCCATATACCTTTATTGAATCGGATGTAACTATTGGGGAAGGCACTGTTATTGGCCCTAATGTCAATATCAAATCATACACTTCAATAGGTCCACGCTGCCATATCCATACCGGAGCTGTCCTGGGTGGAACACCTCAGGACTTAAACTTCGATGGCGGAAAATCATATGTTACTATCGGAGCAAATTGTCAGATACGCGAAGGCGTAACGATCAATCGCGGAACCCAGCCAGATTCGACAACAGAGATTGGTGATGACTGCTTTCTAATGGCGTTATCGCATTTTGGCCACAATGTCAAACTCGGCAACAAAGTTATAGTAGCAAACGGTGCATTATTAGGAGGTTATGTTGAAGTTGGAGATCAGGCTTTCATCAGTGGAAATTGTATTTTACATCAGTTTGTAACAATAGGTCGATTGGCCATGCTGGGTGGCGGTTGTGGCGCATCCAAAGACGTTCCTCCTTTCTGCCTGATGAAACCGTTAGAGGCAAATAAAATCATAGGCTTAAACTCAGTTGGCCTGCGCAGATCAGAATTATCAAAAGATGATCGGCAGGAAATCAAAGAGGCATTCAAGATCCTTTTTCTATCAGGTTTGAATATAAGACCCGCTGTCGAAAAAATCAAATCAGCATATCCCTCAGGTCCGGCTTATGAGCTTGCAATATTTATAGATGAGTCAGAACGTGGTATCTGTGTGATGTAA
- a CDS encoding cystathionine gamma-synthase, whose amino-acid sequence MKKKFETRAIHAGCEPEPFTGAVMTPIFQTSTFVQESPGQKKGYVYARSHNPTRTALETNIASLEEGKYGLAFPSGMSAISTVIRILGTGDHVICCDDVYSGTFRMFEKILSKQNLEFDFVDLSRPEFIEKHIKDNTKIIWIETPSNPLLKITDIETITNIAKSNNILTVADNTFATPFFQNPLDLGVDIVVHSTTKYLNGHSDMIGGAVVTDDRKIYDQVHFFQNATGAAPGPFDCFLALRGIKTLAVRMERHADNAMKIAQFLEKHSNVTNVIYPGLESHPQHELAKRQMSGFGGMITFFIKGGLESARSFLERVEIFSLAESLGGVESLIEHPAIMTHSSLPQEVREKLGISDELIRISVGIENVDDLIDDLDKALL is encoded by the coding sequence ATGAAGAAAAAATTTGAAACACGGGCAATTCACGCCGGATGTGAACCTGAACCATTTACCGGTGCAGTGATGACTCCGATATTCCAGACAAGTACATTTGTGCAGGAATCTCCAGGCCAGAAAAAAGGATATGTTTATGCCAGAAGTCATAATCCTACCCGAACTGCACTGGAGACAAATATCGCGTCTCTGGAAGAGGGAAAATATGGTCTGGCGTTCCCTTCCGGAATGTCTGCCATTTCTACGGTTATCCGCATTCTGGGCACAGGTGATCACGTAATATGCTGTGATGATGTCTACAGCGGTACGTTCAGGATGTTTGAAAAGATTTTATCAAAACAGAACCTTGAATTTGATTTTGTAGACTTAAGCAGACCGGAATTCATAGAAAAACATATAAAAGACAACACAAAAATAATCTGGATTGAGACCCCTTCAAACCCGTTGCTTAAGATTACGGATATTGAAACAATTACAAACATTGCAAAGAGTAATAATATATTAACCGTTGCTGATAATACATTTGCGACCCCTTTCTTCCAGAATCCCCTGGACCTCGGAGTTGATATTGTAGTGCACAGCACTACTAAGTACCTGAACGGGCATAGTGATATGATTGGAGGTGCTGTGGTAACTGATGACAGAAAGATATATGATCAAGTTCATTTCTTTCAGAACGCAACAGGCGCGGCACCGGGCCCCTTTGACTGTTTTCTGGCCTTACGGGGAATTAAGACCCTTGCCGTCAGGATGGAGAGACATGCAGACAATGCAATGAAGATAGCGCAATTTCTGGAAAAACATTCCAACGTAACAAACGTTATCTACCCCGGCTTGGAATCTCATCCTCAACATGAACTCGCAAAGAGGCAGATGTCAGGTTTTGGAGGAATGATTACATTCTTTATAAAAGGAGGGTTGGAGTCGGCAAGGAGTTTCCTTGAAAGGGTAGAGATATTTTCATTGGCGGAAAGTCTTGGCGGTGTGGAGTCGCTCATAGAACATCCGGCAATAATGACGCATTCATCACTTCCGCAAGAGGTCAGAGAAAAACTGGGAATATCAGACGAACTTATCCGAATCTCTGTTGGAATTGAAAATGTTGATGACTTAATTGATGATCTCGATAAGGCGCTATTGTAG
- a CDS encoding DHH family phosphoesterase, whose translation MYIIFGCGVTGSAVVDSLHKSGKKLLIVDKDENALAPWREQQVNVAVSDMESFDVDSPIYKNSNIFAILTGDTDGNLSMVKRIKEKTPDNFIIVKASNKEEAEALESNGADEILHTGNVLAKTVLSTFDTFEMDHSAFTLVNTIKELNGKEMAIFLQDNPDPDAIASGLTLKYICKYCDVESTLYYGGNISHQKNKALINLLNMDLISIKTKEAVMEVVRSAGKIALIEASIPSRNNVLPEDVTPNLIFDHHQVDISAVKGDFVDIQTNIGATSTIMTKYIRQLNLKPDTSLATALLYGIRTDTKEFTRNTSPDDLNAASYLSPLVDNHIMSLLEHPPMSLETLDIIGRAIRNKEIRGSYLASFVEFINDRDALPQAAEMMLQLEGVYTVLVFGINDDKVQLSARSRDSRVNLGLILQSAFGELNSGGHATMAAGAINLGILGDANDRTSLLKVTSDAVKKRFFSSVGTEFEAETMPTDEESQVNLV comes from the coding sequence ATGTACATTATTTTTGGTTGTGGTGTAACAGGAAGTGCAGTTGTCGACTCATTACACAAGTCCGGAAAAAAGTTGTTAATTGTTGATAAGGACGAGAATGCCTTGGCTCCGTGGAGGGAACAACAGGTTAATGTAGCTGTATCAGACATGGAATCCTTTGATGTGGACTCACCGATCTACAAAAACTCTAATATATTTGCAATCCTCACGGGTGATACCGATGGCAACCTGTCAATGGTAAAAAGGATAAAGGAGAAGACGCCTGATAATTTTATCATTGTAAAAGCGTCTAATAAGGAAGAAGCAGAAGCACTGGAATCAAATGGCGCTGATGAAATATTGCATACAGGTAATGTTCTGGCTAAAACGGTATTATCTACTTTCGATACTTTCGAAATGGACCATTCCGCTTTTACATTAGTTAACACGATAAAGGAATTGAACGGTAAAGAGATGGCAATCTTCCTGCAGGACAATCCGGACCCTGATGCAATAGCATCGGGACTTACCCTTAAATACATATGCAAGTACTGTGACGTCGAAAGCACACTCTATTATGGAGGAAATATCAGTCACCAGAAGAACAAGGCATTGATTAATTTGTTAAATATGGATTTAATAAGCATAAAGACGAAAGAAGCCGTTATGGAGGTAGTACGGTCTGCAGGCAAAATAGCACTGATAGAAGCATCAATTCCCTCAAGAAACAATGTCTTACCTGAAGATGTTACGCCCAATTTAATATTTGATCATCACCAGGTAGATATTAGTGCAGTTAAGGGAGATTTTGTTGATATCCAAACTAACATAGGCGCAACCTCCACAATTATGACTAAATACATTCGGCAACTAAACCTTAAACCCGATACATCGCTTGCTACGGCTTTATTATATGGAATTCGCACGGACACAAAAGAGTTTACCAGAAATACTTCTCCAGATGATCTGAACGCAGCATCATATCTATCACCATTGGTAGATAACCATATTATGAGCCTGTTAGAACACCCCCCTATGAGCCTGGAAACACTGGATATCATCGGCAGAGCTATTAGAAATAAAGAAATCAGGGGTTCATACCTTGCATCATTTGTAGAATTTATTAATGACCGGGATGCTTTGCCACAGGCAGCAGAAATGATGCTGCAGTTAGAGGGTGTATACACTGTTCTTGTTTTCGGGATAAATGATGATAAGGTTCAGTTATCAGCAAGAAGCAGGGATTCAAGAGTAAACCTGGGACTGATTCTGCAAAGCGCATTTGGCGAATTAAATTCAGGTGGTCACGCGACAATGGCAGCCGGAGCAATCAATCTTGGAATCCTTGGTGATGCGAACGACAGAACATCTCTTTTAAAAGTAACTTCTGATGCGGTCAAAAAAAGATTTTTTTCCTCAGTTGGAACCGAGTTTGAAGCGGAAACAATGCCAACAGATGAAGAATCTCAGGTGAACTTAGTCTGA
- a CDS encoding RNA ligase, whose product MRIPQIVSKVNMTEDLWNESLEDHSIIPDEFDGITYYRVVKRTGQLRKGTVVTYSGIIYDFPRIARIMHLENGIKLAFGNSFYVEEKVDGYNVRIAKVQGKVFAFTRGSYVCPFSTDRLGDFFNYESFFTKNPELIVCGEIAGPENPYNGESPPYVTEDVSFFAFDIKEMNSEHQMPIEKRYEFFDRYGIPTVTRFGSYAPSDIIDLKRHIQGLNEKGCEGLVFKPIDPSGKTVKYVTVGSCLRDMKITSPLMIEYQAEFFTHRMLRSLFYLLENDLPLNDEFLKKTGEALLLPLFENLKKAAEGKMITERFKVRFNKEQNIKKLFEHFHKCKVDANLVRQDKVGRQWHVEIVRRCFPSYEVIRKHWDGSSHFD is encoded by the coding sequence ATGAGAATTCCGCAAATTGTTTCAAAGGTAAATATGACAGAAGACTTATGGAATGAGTCTTTAGAGGATCACAGTATAATACCCGATGAGTTTGACGGAATTACTTACTACAGGGTAGTGAAAAGAACCGGACAGTTAAGAAAGGGTACGGTGGTAACTTATTCGGGAATAATCTATGACTTTCCGCGTATAGCAAGAATTATGCATTTGGAAAATGGTATCAAACTGGCTTTTGGAAATTCTTTTTACGTAGAGGAAAAGGTGGACGGCTATAATGTTAGAATTGCTAAGGTCCAGGGCAAGGTATTTGCTTTCACCAGAGGTAGTTATGTCTGTCCTTTCAGTACCGATAGATTGGGAGATTTTTTTAACTATGAAAGTTTTTTTACAAAAAACCCTGAACTGATTGTATGTGGTGAAATAGCAGGGCCGGAAAATCCATACAATGGAGAATCACCTCCTTATGTGACCGAGGATGTTAGTTTTTTTGCATTTGACATTAAAGAGATGAATAGTGAGCATCAAATGCCTATCGAAAAGAGATATGAGTTTTTCGATAGATATGGAATACCAACAGTTACCAGATTTGGCAGTTATGCACCTTCTGACATAATAGATTTAAAGAGACACATTCAGGGTTTGAACGAAAAAGGTTGTGAGGGCCTTGTCTTTAAACCAATAGATCCATCTGGAAAAACCGTGAAATATGTTACCGTTGGATCGTGTTTGAGGGATATGAAGATAACTTCTCCACTAATGATAGAGTACCAGGCAGAATTTTTTACGCATAGAATGTTAAGGTCGCTTTTTTATCTTTTGGAGAATGACTTACCTCTGAATGATGAATTTCTTAAAAAAACAGGAGAGGCCCTGCTGCTGCCGCTTTTTGAAAATCTGAAGAAGGCAGCGGAAGGAAAAATGATAACTGAAAGATTTAAAGTAAGATTCAATAAAGAGCAGAACATCAAGAAATTGTTTGAGCATTTTCATAAATGTAAAGTAGACGCCAATCTGGTCCGGCAGGATAAAGTTGGACGACAATGGCATGTAGAAATTGTCAGGAGGTGTTTTCCTTCATATGAAGTGATACGGAAACACTGGGACGGTAGTTCACACTTTGACTAG
- a CDS encoding heavy-metal-associated domain-containing protein, whose protein sequence is MNKPLKLSCIIFAAVMFTFAFSYTVVQASCTVCEDVEKHPKKKDVTLNVKGMTCGGCEGKVKKVLSACSGVSDVNVSHKDGKAELHLEEGKTSVGDLIKAVKKLGYNVTEG, encoded by the coding sequence ATGAATAAACCTTTAAAATTGAGTTGTATAATCTTCGCTGCTGTGATGTTTACCTTTGCATTTTCTTATACAGTTGTGCAGGCTTCCTGTACCGTTTGCGAAGATGTTGAAAAACATCCGAAGAAAAAAGATGTAACGTTAAATGTTAAGGGTATGACATGTGGTGGTTGCGAAGGCAAGGTAAAAAAAGTTTTGTCTGCATGCAGTGGTGTCAGTGATGTTAACGTAAGCCATAAAGATGGTAAGGCAGAATTACATCTGGAAGAAGGAAAGACAAGTGTTGGTGATCTCATAAAAGCAGTAAAAAAGTTAGGATATAACGTTACTGAAGGATAA
- a CDS encoding FxsA family protein: MLFRLILLFTVIPLIELYLLIQVGRYLGSFQTIIIVLITGIIGGLLARSQGLSVQRQIRADLQNGIIPTDSLIDGFFILIAGALLITPGMITDVSGFVLMVPLFRSWLKKRLKNILRRKFKSGQFQYYSNRQSTNWSEEDSL; encoded by the coding sequence ATGCTATTCAGACTTATTTTACTATTTACGGTTATACCCTTAATAGAACTGTATCTTTTAATACAGGTCGGAAGATATCTGGGATCTTTCCAGACGATAATTATAGTGCTTATAACCGGTATAATAGGGGGTTTGCTCGCCAGAAGTCAGGGTTTAAGTGTTCAAAGACAAATAAGAGCAGACTTGCAAAATGGTATAATTCCGACAGATAGCCTTATCGACGGTTTTTTTATTCTCATTGCCGGTGCACTGTTAATCACACCTGGAATGATAACAGATGTATCTGGTTTTGTCTTAATGGTCCCGCTTTTTAGAAGTTGGTTGAAAAAACGGTTAAAGAATATTTTGAGACGGAAGTTTAAGTCCGGTCAATTTCAATACTATTCGAACCGCCAGTCGACAAATTGGAGTGAAGAAGATAGTTTGTGA
- a CDS encoding protein-L-isoaspartate(D-aspartate) O-methyltransferase → MKFLAFITIVVIILCIFYSFRPFIQKGDLSIANGKEVESPDKDFARKRAMMVEQQIAARGVKNKRVLDAMNSVPRHLFVPERYRRGSYFDQPLPIGSGQTISQPYIVALMTEMLEVDSEDVVLEIGTGSGYQAAVLSSIVKELYTIEIVEELGVQVSERLKNLGYDNVKVRISDGRLGWPEKAPFDAIIVTAAAPEIPDPLIKQLKPGGRMVIPVDNDYLSQDLLIVEKDEDGNIETKNTIPVRFVPLVEGD, encoded by the coding sequence ATGAAATTTTTAGCCTTTATAACGATAGTAGTTATTATATTATGCATCTTTTACAGTTTCCGTCCTTTTATACAGAAAGGAGATCTTTCAATTGCAAACGGTAAGGAAGTAGAATCTCCAGATAAGGATTTCGCTCGAAAAAGAGCGATGATGGTCGAGCAGCAGATAGCGGCGCGAGGAGTAAAAAACAAAAGAGTTCTCGATGCAATGAATAGCGTTCCGCGGCATCTGTTTGTCCCTGAAAGATACAGGCGAGGTAGCTACTTTGACCAGCCGCTACCGATAGGATCAGGACAGACAATTTCTCAGCCATATATTGTGGCGCTGATGACTGAAATGCTCGAAGTTGATAGTGAGGATGTTGTTCTGGAAATAGGAACCGGTTCGGGTTATCAGGCCGCTGTCCTGTCTTCAATTGTTAAGGAATTATATACTATAGAAATAGTTGAAGAATTAGGGGTTCAGGTATCTGAACGTTTGAAAAATCTTGGATATGATAATGTAAAAGTGAGGATATCAGATGGCAGACTCGGCTGGCCGGAAAAAGCACCATTTGATGCAATAATAGTTACAGCCGCTGCACCAGAGATTCCCGATCCATTAATAAAACAACTCAAACCGGGAGGGAGGATGGTTATCCCTGTTGATAATGACTATCTTAGTCAGGATCTGCTGATTGTGGAAAAAGATGAAGACGGAAACATCGAAACAAAAAATACTATTCCCGTTCGATTTGTTCCTCTAGTAGAAGGAGATTAG
- a CDS encoding aldo/keto reductase has product MEYRQLGKSDLKVSTIGYGAWGIGGKPFWSTEGEENSIRSIEKAIDLGINFFDTAPVYGFGFSEKLLGSCLKSKRRDVIIATKCGLKWKKEKLKAIEKISTRESILEEIDLSLKRLQTDYIDLYQIHWPDENTPVEETMSTLMQIQKEGKIRYIGVSNYSVGQIQESLKCGQIISLQPMYSMLERDIEEEGLPFCIENNIGVICYSPLASGVLTGKYDENTRFDDWRGQKIIGNFTGDVYISHIKKVRRVEKIAQKHGKTLAQLAINWLLHQKGVTTAIVGVKNPDQVEQNIGAVGWGIPDNDLEEISNILNEK; this is encoded by the coding sequence ATGGAATACAGACAACTTGGAAAAAGTGATTTAAAGGTCTCCACCATAGGCTACGGTGCATGGGGGATAGGGGGCAAACCATTCTGGAGTACAGAAGGTGAAGAGAACTCTATTCGTTCCATTGAAAAGGCAATTGATCTTGGCATTAATTTTTTTGATACTGCTCCGGTATATGGGTTTGGGTTTTCTGAAAAGTTATTAGGCAGTTGTCTGAAATCAAAACGTAGAGATGTCATAATTGCAACAAAATGCGGTCTAAAATGGAAAAAAGAAAAGTTAAAGGCTATAGAGAAAATTTCTACAAGAGAATCTATTTTAGAAGAGATAGATCTGAGCCTGAAAAGACTGCAAACAGATTATATAGATTTATACCAGATTCACTGGCCGGATGAAAATACGCCTGTTGAAGAGACGATGAGTACTCTCATGCAGATACAGAAGGAAGGGAAGATCCGCTATATAGGTGTGAGCAATTATTCAGTCGGTCAAATACAGGAGAGTCTTAAATGCGGACAGATAATATCACTTCAACCTATGTACAGTATGCTGGAGAGAGATATTGAGGAAGAAGGTCTTCCTTTTTGTATCGAGAATAATATAGGAGTAATCTGCTACAGCCCGCTTGCATCCGGAGTATTAACTGGTAAATACGATGAAAACACCAGATTTGATGACTGGCGTGGACAGAAAATTATCGGTAATTTTACCGGTGATGTATATATTTCACATATTAAAAAAGTCAGGCGAGTTGAAAAGATTGCGCAGAAACATGGTAAGACGTTGGCCCAGCTGGCCATTAACTGGTTGCTTCATCAAAAAGGAGTGACTACGGCAATTGTCGGGGTGAAAAACCCGGATCAGGTTGAACAAAATATAGGCGCTGTAGGTTGGGGAATTCCGGATAATGATTTGGAAGAAATATCAAATATATTAAACGAAAAGTAG